One genomic segment of Photobacterium sp. DA100 includes these proteins:
- the rplL gene encoding 50S ribosomal protein L7/L12, translating into MSITNEQILDAVAEMSVMQVVELIEAMEEKFGVTAAAAVVAGGAAAEAAEEQTEFDVILTGAGANKVAVIKAVRGATGLGLKEAKALVDGAPAPLKEGVDKAEAEALKAQLEEAGASVEVK; encoded by the coding sequence ATGTCTATCACTAACGAGCAAATCCTAGACGCAGTTGCAGAAATGTCTGTAATGCAGGTTGTTGAGCTAATCGAAGCTATGGAAGAGAAATTCGGCGTTACAGCTGCAGCAGCAGTAGTAGCGGGCGGCGCAGCTGCAGAAGCAGCTGAAGAGCAGACTGAATTCGACGTAATCCTAACTGGCGCTGGCGCAAACAAAGTTGCTGTAATCAAAGCAGTACGTGGCGCAACTGGCCTAGGTCTTAAAGAAGCTAAAGCTCTAGTAGACGGCGCTCCAGCACCTCTGAAAGAAGGTGTTGACAAGGCTGAAGCTGAAGCTCTTAAAGCTCAGCTAGAAGAAGCTGGTGCTTCTGTTGAAGTTAAGTAA
- the rpoB gene encoding DNA-directed RNA polymerase subunit beta: protein MVYSYTEKKRIRKDFGKRPQVLDVPYLLSIQLESFKKFIEQDPEGHYGLEAAFRSVFPIQSYNGNSELQYVSYRLGEPVFDVKECQIRGVTYSAPLRVKLRLVMYDKDAPAGTVKDIKEQEVYMGEIPLMTDNGTFVINGTERVIVSQLHRSPGVFFDSDKGKTHSSGKVLYNARVIPYRGSWLDFEFDPKDNVFVRIDRRRKLPASIILRALGYTTEQILDMFFEKVNFEVQGKSLVMELVPERLRGETASFDIEANGKVYVEQGRRITARHIRQLGKDGVDHIEVPVEYIVGKIASRDYVNEETGELIAAANQELSLETLALLSQAGYKSLEVLFTNDLDYGPYMSDTIRVDSTTDRLSALVEIYRMMRPGEPPTREAAEQLFESLFFTEERYDLSAVGRMKFNSSLGREESTGAGTLDHADIIDVMRRLIDIRNGKGEVDDIDHLGNRRIRSVGEMAENQFRVGLVRVERAVKERLSLGDLDAVMPQDLINAKPISAAVKEFFGSSQLSQFMDQNNPLSEVTHKRRISALGPGGLTRERAGFEVRDVHATHYGRLCPIETPEGPNIGLINSLSAFAQCNPYGFLETPYRKVIDGKVTEEIDYLSAIEEGQYVIAQANAALNEDGSFADELITARQKGESGLHPRDHVQYMDVATNQVVSVAASLIPFLEHDDANRALMGANMQRQAVPTLRADKPLVGTGIERNVAVDSGVTAVAKRGGTVQSVDASRIVIKVNEDELVPGEAGIDIYNLTKYTRSNQNTCINQRPTVMPGEPVARGDVLADGPSTDLGELALGQNMRIAFMPWNGYNFEDSILVSERVVQEDRLTTIHIQELSCVARDTKLGAEEITADIPNVGEAALSKLDESGIVYIGAEVKGGDILVGKVTPKGETQLTPEEKLLRAIFGEKASDVKDSSLRVPNSVSGTIIDVQVFTRDGVEKDKRALEIEEMQLKEAKKDITEEFQILEGGLLARVRTLLLAAGYSEDKLASMDREKLFAQTLDDEAQQNQLEQLAEQYDELKAEFDKKFETKRRKITQGDDLAPGVLKIVKVYLAVKRRIQPGDKMAGRHGNKGVISKICPVEDMPYDEKGQTVDIVLNPLGVPSRMNIGQILETHLGLAAKGIGDKINEMLKQQQELHQFRNFLQKVYDLGDTRQKVDIAALSDDEVRTLVQNLRKGLPIATPVFDGAPESSIKELLKLGDLPESGQLTLFDGRTGDKFERPVTVGYMYMLKLNHLVDDKMHARSTGSYSLVTQQPLGGKAQFGGQRFGEMEVWALEAYGAAYTLQEMLTVKSDDVNGRTKMYKNIVDGDHRMEPGMPESFNVLLKEIRSLGINIELEDE from the coding sequence ATGGTTTACTCTTATACCGAGAAAAAGCGTATCCGTAAGGATTTTGGTAAGCGTCCACAAGTTTTGGATGTACCATACTTGCTGTCGATCCAGCTTGAGTCTTTTAAAAAGTTCATCGAGCAGGATCCAGAAGGGCATTACGGTCTAGAAGCTGCCTTTCGTTCTGTTTTTCCAATTCAGAGCTATAACGGCAATTCCGAGCTGCAATACGTTAGCTATCGTCTCGGTGAGCCGGTCTTCGATGTTAAAGAATGTCAGATTCGTGGCGTAACATACTCTGCACCACTTCGTGTGAAGCTTCGTCTTGTCATGTACGATAAAGACGCGCCAGCTGGCACAGTCAAAGACATTAAAGAACAAGAAGTTTACATGGGCGAAATTCCGCTCATGACAGATAACGGTACATTCGTTATTAACGGTACCGAGAGGGTTATCGTATCCCAGCTACATCGTAGCCCGGGTGTTTTCTTCGACAGCGATAAGGGTAAGACCCACTCCTCAGGTAAAGTGCTTTATAACGCACGCGTAATCCCATACCGTGGTTCATGGTTGGATTTCGAATTTGATCCTAAGGATAACGTATTTGTACGTATCGACCGTCGTCGTAAGCTTCCTGCTTCAATCATCCTGCGTGCGCTAGGCTACACCACCGAGCAGATCCTTGACATGTTCTTCGAGAAAGTAAACTTCGAAGTACAGGGTAAGTCTCTTGTGATGGAACTGGTGCCTGAGCGTCTACGCGGTGAAACTGCCAGCTTCGATATCGAAGCCAATGGCAAGGTTTACGTTGAGCAAGGCCGCCGTATTACCGCTCGCCATATCCGCCAGCTAGGTAAAGACGGTGTTGACCACATCGAAGTCCCTGTTGAATACATCGTAGGTAAAATCGCATCACGTGATTACGTGAACGAGGAAACCGGCGAGTTGATCGCAGCAGCTAACCAGGAACTAAGCCTGGAAACTCTAGCTCTGCTATCTCAGGCAGGTTACAAATCTCTAGAAGTTCTGTTTACGAACGATCTAGATTACGGTCCGTATATGTCTGACACTATCCGTGTCGACAGCACGACCGACCGTCTAAGTGCACTGGTAGAAATCTACCGTATGATGCGCCCGGGCGAGCCACCAACACGCGAAGCAGCAGAGCAGCTTTTCGAAAGCCTGTTCTTCACTGAAGAGCGTTACGATCTATCTGCTGTGGGCCGTATGAAGTTCAACAGCTCGCTAGGTCGTGAAGAGTCTACAGGTGCGGGTACCCTAGACCACGCTGACATCATCGATGTAATGCGTCGTCTGATCGATATCCGTAACGGTAAAGGTGAAGTTGATGATATCGACCACCTTGGTAACCGTCGTATTCGTTCTGTAGGCGAAATGGCTGAAAACCAATTCCGAGTTGGTCTGGTACGTGTTGAGCGTGCTGTGAAAGAGCGCCTAAGCCTTGGCGATCTAGACGCAGTGATGCCTCAAGACCTAATCAATGCCAAGCCAATTTCTGCGGCAGTGAAAGAGTTCTTTGGCTCTTCTCAGCTGTCTCAGTTTATGGACCAGAACAACCCACTGTCAGAAGTTACTCACAAACGTCGTATCTCGGCGCTTGGTCCAGGTGGTCTGACTCGTGAACGTGCTGGCTTCGAGGTTCGAGACGTACACGCGACCCACTACGGTCGTCTATGTCCGATCGAAACGCCGGAAGGTCCAAACATCGGTCTGATTAACTCACTGTCAGCGTTTGCTCAGTGTAACCCTTACGGTTTCTTGGAAACTCCATACCGTAAAGTGATCGATGGCAAGGTAACCGAAGAAATCGACTACCTATCAGCTATCGAAGAAGGCCAATATGTTATCGCTCAGGCGAACGCCGCACTGAATGAAGACGGCTCATTCGCTGACGAACTGATTACTGCCCGCCAGAAAGGTGAATCAGGTCTGCACCCTCGCGACCATGTTCAGTACATGGACGTTGCAACCAACCAGGTTGTATCGGTGGCAGCATCGCTGATCCCATTCCTAGAGCACGATGATGCTAACCGTGCCCTTATGGGTGCGAACATGCAGCGTCAGGCAGTTCCTACTCTACGTGCTGACAAGCCGCTAGTAGGTACAGGTATCGAGCGTAACGTAGCGGTTGACTCAGGTGTTACGGCTGTTGCTAAGCGTGGCGGTACTGTTCAGTCTGTGGATGCCTCTCGTATCGTTATCAAGGTTAACGAAGACGAGTTGGTACCAGGCGAAGCAGGTATCGACATCTACAACCTGACCAAGTACACCCGTTCTAACCAGAACACATGTATCAACCAGCGTCCAACCGTGATGCCGGGCGAGCCTGTGGCTCGTGGTGACGTGCTAGCCGACGGTCCTTCAACAGACCTTGGTGAACTAGCTCTAGGCCAGAACATGCGTATCGCGTTCATGCCTTGGAACGGTTACAACTTCGAGGACTCCATCCTTGTTTCTGAGCGTGTTGTACAGGAAGACCGCCTGACAACAATCCACATCCAAGAGCTATCTTGTGTGGCGCGTGATACTAAGCTTGGTGCGGAAGAAATCACTGCTGATATCCCTAACGTGGGTGAAGCAGCGCTATCTAAGCTGGATGAGTCAGGTATCGTTTACATCGGTGCTGAAGTTAAGGGTGGCGACATCCTAGTTGGTAAGGTGACACCTAAGGGTGAAACTCAGTTGACTCCTGAAGAGAAGCTACTACGTGCTATCTTCGGTGAGAAAGCGTCTGACGTGAAAGACTCTTCTCTACGCGTACCTAACTCTGTGTCTGGTACTATCATCGACGTTCAGGTATTTACCCGCGACGGCGTTGAGAAAGACAAGCGTGCGCTAGAAATCGAAGAGATGCAGCTGAAAGAAGCGAAGAAAGACATCACTGAAGAATTCCAGATCCTTGAGGGTGGTCTTCTTGCACGTGTTCGCACGCTTCTTCTTGCCGCGGGTTACAGCGAAGACAAACTGGCTTCGATGGACCGCGAGAAGCTGTTCGCGCAGACTCTTGATGACGAAGCACAGCAGAATCAGCTTGAGCAGCTAGCCGAGCAGTACGACGAGCTGAAAGCTGAGTTCGATAAGAAATTTGAAACCAAGCGCCGTAAGATCACTCAGGGTGATGACCTAGCGCCAGGTGTCCTTAAGATTGTTAAGGTATACCTAGCTGTTAAGCGTCGTATTCAGCCTGGTGATAAGATGGCGGGTCGTCACGGTAACAAGGGTGTAATCTCGAAGATTTGTCCTGTTGAAGATATGCCGTACGACGAAAAAGGTCAGACAGTAGACATCGTACTTAACCCGCTGGGTGTACCGTCTCGTATGAACATCGGTCAGATCCTGGAGACTCACTTGGGTCTTGCAGCGAAAGGTATCGGTGACAAGATCAACGAGATGCTTAAGCAGCAGCAGGAACTACATCAGTTCCGTAACTTCCTGCAGAAAGTGTACGATCTGGGCGACACGCGCCAGAAAGTAGACATTGCCGCCCTAAGTGACGACGAAGTACGCACTCTGGTTCAGAACCTGCGTAAAGGTCTTCCAATCGCGACACCTGTCTTCGACGGTGCGCCAGAATCCTCTATCAAAGAGCTTCTGAAATTGGGTGATCTGCCAGAGTCTGGTCAGCTGACTCTGTTTGACGGCCGTACTGGTGACAAGTTTGAGCGTCCTGTAACCGTTGGTTACATGTACATGCTGAAACTGAACCACTTGGTTGATGACAAGATGCATGCCCGTTCTACCGGTTCTTACAGCCTTGTTACTCAGCAGCCGCTGGGTGGTAAAGCTCAGTTCGGTGGTCAGCGTTTCGGTGAGATGGAAGTGTGGGCACTAGAAGCATATGGTGCCGCATACACCCTACAGGAAATGCTAACTGTTAAGTCGGATGACGTTAACGGCCGTACGAAGATGTACAAGAACATCGTCGATGGCGACCATCGTATGGAACCTGGTATGCCGGAATCGTTCAACGTATTGTTGAAAGAAATCCGCTCGTTGGGTATCAACATCGAGCTGGAAGACGAATAA
- the secE gene encoding preprotein translocase subunit SecE, whose product MKANAENQSSSGGMDGLKWVAVFALLAAAVVGNYLYSDVSVVLRAAAVVVLVAAAGGIAALTAKGKTAIAFARESRMEVRKVVWPTRQEATQTTFIVLAVTVIMALALWGIDGIMVRLVRLVTGV is encoded by the coding sequence ATGAAAGCGAATGCCGAAAACCAAAGCAGCTCTGGCGGTATGGACGGCCTTAAGTGGGTCGCTGTATTTGCTCTGCTAGCTGCCGCTGTGGTTGGTAATTACCTGTACAGTGATGTTTCTGTAGTGCTACGCGCTGCTGCGGTTGTTGTCCTTGTGGCAGCAGCGGGTGGTATTGCCGCACTTACAGCAAAAGGTAAAACCGCGATTGCGTTTGCCCGCGAATCGCGCATGGAAGTCCGCAAGGTAGTATGGCCTACTCGTCAGGAAGCTACGCAGACAACCTTTATCGTTTTAGCTGTCACTGTCATTATGGCGTTAGCCTTGTGGGGCATCGACGGCATCATGGTCCGTCTAGTCCGCCTAGTTACCGGTGTGTGA
- the nusG gene encoding transcription termination/antitermination protein NusG, whose translation MSEAPKKRWYVVQAFSGFEGRVAQSLREHIKMHGMEEYFEEVLVPTEEVVEVRAGQRRKSERKFFPGYVLVQMVMNDETWHLVRSIPRVMGFIGGTSDRPAPISDKEADAILNRLEKASESPVHKTVFEPGEVVRVTDGPFADFNGVVEEVDYDKSRLKVSVSIFGRATPVELEFGQVEKS comes from the coding sequence ATGAGCGAAGCTCCAAAAAAACGATGGTATGTTGTACAGGCCTTCTCTGGTTTTGAAGGTCGTGTAGCACAATCCCTACGTGAGCATATTAAAATGCACGGCATGGAAGAGTACTTCGAAGAAGTGCTTGTCCCGACTGAAGAAGTTGTAGAAGTGCGTGCTGGTCAGCGCCGTAAGAGCGAACGTAAGTTCTTCCCTGGCTATGTGCTTGTACAGATGGTGATGAACGATGAGACATGGCATCTGGTACGTAGTATCCCTCGTGTAATGGGGTTCATCGGCGGTACTTCTGACCGTCCGGCTCCGATCTCTGATAAAGAGGCAGATGCTATTCTTAACCGTCTTGAGAAGGCGAGCGAATCGCCGGTTCATAAGACTGTGTTTGAGCCAGGTGAAGTGGTCCGTGTTACTGATGGCCCGTTTGCAGACTTCAACGGTGTGGTGGAAGAAGTCGATTACGACAAGAGCCGCCTGAAGGTATCTGTATCTATTTTTGGCCGCGCTACTCCTGTTGAACTGGAGTTTGGCCAGGTAGAAAAAAGCTGA
- the rplJ gene encoding 50S ribosomal protein L10, producing the protein MALNLQDKKAIVAEVNEAANGALSAVVADSRGVAVGAMTSLRKLARENGVYLKVVRNTLARRAVEGTDFECLTETFVGPTLIGFSNEHPGAAARLFKDFAKENKDFEIKAAAFEGAVADVEVLATLPTYDEAIARLMMCMKEASAGKLVRTIAAVRDQKEEAAA; encoded by the coding sequence ATGGCATTGAATCTTCAAGACAAAAAAGCAATTGTTGCTGAAGTCAACGAAGCTGCCAATGGTGCCCTGTCTGCAGTTGTTGCTGACTCTCGTGGCGTTGCTGTGGGTGCGATGACTTCTCTACGTAAACTAGCTCGTGAAAACGGCGTTTACCTGAAAGTTGTTCGTAACACACTAGCTCGTCGTGCAGTGGAAGGTACTGATTTCGAATGTCTTACTGAGACTTTCGTAGGTCCTACACTGATCGGTTTCTCTAATGAGCACCCAGGTGCTGCAGCGCGTCTTTTCAAAGACTTCGCTAAAGAGAACAAAGATTTCGAGATCAAAGCGGCTGCATTCGAAGGCGCTGTTGCTGACGTTGAAGTACTAGCGACTCTACCAACATACGACGAAGCGATTGCACGCCTAATGATGTGCATGAAAGAAGCGTCTGCTGGCAAGCTGGTACGTACTATCGCAGCTGTTCGCGATCAGAAAGAAGAAGCAGCGGCTTAA
- the tuf gene encoding elongation factor Tu, with product MSKEKFERTKPHVNVGTIGHVDHGKTTLTAAICTTLAKVYGGEAKDFASIDNAPEERERGITISTSHVEYDTPSRHYAHVDCPGHADYVKNMITGAAQMDGGILVVAATDGPMPQTREHILLGRQVGIPYIIVFMNKCDMVDDEELLELVEMEVRELLSEYDFPGDDCPVIMGSALGALNGEKEWEDKIIELAEALDNYIPEPERAIDKPFILPIEDVFSIQGRGTVVTGRVEQGIITVGDEVAIIGIKETITTTCTGVEMFRKLLDEGRAGENVGVLLRGTKRDEVERGQVLAKPGSITPHTTFESEVYVLSKDEGGRHTPFFKGYRPQFYFRTTDVTGTIELPEGVEMVMPGDNIKMVVTLICPIAMDEGLRFAIREGGRTVGAGVVAKIVE from the coding sequence ATGTCTAAAGAAAAATTTGAACGTACTAAACCGCACGTTAACGTTGGTACTATCGGCCACGTTGACCACGGTAAAACAACTCTAACTGCTGCTATCTGTACTACGCTTGCAAAAGTATACGGTGGTGAGGCAAAAGACTTCGCATCTATCGATAACGCTCCAGAAGAGCGCGAGCGTGGTATCACAATCTCTACTTCTCACGTAGAGTACGATACTCCATCTCGTCACTACGCACACGTAGACTGCCCAGGACACGCCGATTACGTTAAAAACATGATCACTGGTGCTGCGCAGATGGACGGTGGTATCCTAGTTGTTGCTGCAACTGACGGCCCAATGCCTCAGACTCGTGAGCACATCCTACTAGGCCGTCAGGTTGGTATCCCTTACATCATCGTGTTCATGAACAAGTGTGACATGGTTGATGACGAAGAGCTTCTAGAGCTAGTTGAGATGGAAGTACGTGAGCTTCTATCTGAGTACGACTTCCCAGGTGACGACTGCCCTGTAATCATGGGTTCTGCTCTTGGCGCGCTAAACGGCGAGAAAGAGTGGGAAGACAAGATCATCGAACTAGCTGAAGCTCTAGACAACTACATCCCAGAGCCAGAGCGTGCAATCGACAAGCCGTTCATCCTACCAATCGAAGATGTATTCTCAATCCAGGGCCGTGGTACTGTTGTAACTGGTCGTGTTGAGCAGGGTATCATCACTGTAGGTGACGAAGTAGCAATCATCGGTATCAAAGAGACCATTACAACTACTTGTACTGGTGTTGAGATGTTCCGTAAGCTTCTTGACGAAGGCCGTGCTGGTGAGAACGTTGGTGTTCTTCTACGTGGTACTAAGCGTGACGAAGTTGAGCGTGGTCAGGTTCTTGCTAAGCCAGGTTCTATCACTCCGCACACTACTTTCGAGTCAGAAGTATACGTTCTGTCTAAAGACGAAGGTGGCCGTCACACGCCATTCTTCAAAGGCTACCGTCCACAGTTCTACTTCCGTACAACTGACGTAACTGGTACTATCGAGCTACCAGAAGGCGTAGAAATGGTTATGCCTGGCGACAACATCAAGATGGTTGTTACTCTAATCTGCCCAATCGCGATGGACGAAGGTCTACGCTTCGCAATCCGTGAAGGTGGCCGCACCGTTGGTGCTGGTGTTGTAGCTAAGATCGTTGAATAA
- the rplA gene encoding 50S ribosomal protein L1: protein MAKLTKRMRVIREKVDVNREYDINEAVALLKELATAKFTESVDVAVNLGIDARKSDQNVRGATVLPHGTGREIRVAVFTQGANAEAAKEAGADLVGMEELAAQVKKGEMNFDVVIASPDAMRVVGQLGTILGPRGLMPNPKVGTVTPNVAEAVKNAKAGQVRYRNDKNGIIHTTIGKVDFDAAQLKENLESLLVALKKAKPSSAKGTFIKKVSISTTMGAGVALDQNTLETNAQ, encoded by the coding sequence ATGGCAAAACTTACTAAACGTATGCGCGTAATCCGCGAGAAAGTTGATGTTAACCGCGAGTACGACATCAACGAAGCTGTTGCTCTTCTTAAAGAACTAGCTACTGCTAAATTTACTGAAAGCGTTGACGTTGCTGTTAACCTAGGTATCGATGCACGTAAATCTGACCAGAACGTTCGTGGTGCAACTGTACTACCACACGGTACTGGCCGTGAAATCCGCGTAGCGGTATTCACTCAGGGTGCAAACGCTGAAGCTGCTAAAGAAGCTGGCGCTGACCTAGTGGGTATGGAAGAACTAGCTGCTCAGGTTAAGAAAGGCGAGATGAACTTCGACGTAGTTATCGCATCTCCAGATGCAATGCGCGTTGTAGGTCAGCTTGGTACTATTCTTGGTCCACGCGGTCTAATGCCAAACCCTAAAGTTGGTACTGTAACTCCTAACGTTGCTGAAGCTGTTAAGAACGCTAAAGCTGGTCAGGTTCGTTACCGTAACGACAAGAACGGCATCATCCACACTACTATCGGTAAAGTGGACTTCGACGCTGCTCAACTAAAAGAGAACCTAGAGTCTCTTCTAGTTGCTCTGAAGAAAGCGAAGCCTTCTTCAGCTAAAGGTACTTTCATCAAGAAAGTTAGCATCTCTACCACTATGGGTGCAGGTGTAGCGCTAGACCAGAATACTCTGGAAACTAACGCACAGTAA
- the rplK gene encoding 50S ribosomal protein L11, giving the protein MAKKVEAYIKLQVAAGMANPSPPVGPALGQHGVNIMEFCKAFNAKTDSIEKGLPTPVVITVYNDRSFTFITKTPPAAVLLKKAAGVKSGSGRPNTEKVGTVTDAQIQEIAETKAADMTGADIEAMKRSIAGTARSMGLVVEG; this is encoded by the coding sequence ATGGCTAAAAAAGTAGAAGCTTACATCAAGCTGCAAGTTGCAGCTGGTATGGCAAACCCAAGTCCACCGGTTGGTCCTGCACTAGGTCAGCACGGTGTGAACATCATGGAATTCTGTAAAGCGTTCAACGCTAAGACTGACTCAATCGAGAAAGGTCTACCGACTCCAGTTGTTATCACAGTATACAACGATCGTTCTTTCACGTTCATCACTAAGACTCCACCTGCTGCTGTTCTTCTTAAGAAAGCTGCTGGCGTTAAGTCTGGTTCTGGCCGTCCGAACACTGAGAAAGTTGGTACTGTAACTGACGCTCAGATCCAAGAGATCGCAGAAACTAAAGCTGCGGACATGACTGGTGCTGACATCGAAGCTATGAAGCGTTCGATTGCTGGTACTGCTCGTTCAATGGGTCTAGTGGTAGAGGGTTAA